The Vespula vulgaris chromosome 22, iyVesVulg1.1, whole genome shotgun sequence genome window below encodes:
- the LOC127071541 gene encoding uncharacterized protein LOC127071541 isoform X2 translates to MQTVLREALCIRVSGGKLDFPRHASFAAIKIVMWWEAEFLITFKRPSGLSTVKCKTITELETGDGVVKNVLPSEFILMVVDTADQLLEHLHTLIQECLDHADLTVLTATLGAAALIRNCLWCYNQYVKNIVSIGSSEKINNCYKSYHEMAEAVAERLLDLHCRLISLYILNEADSLDWQSDKSFFERERCSFVVQMWWLYMQGTRADLWETVPPQMAQRVFTGMLNESLSIIVTRFVYGRPTLARSEQFWTDAFNVLCCTGYLTLAACTESEEMIGIRSNKLPTVIRDVHAKCNELLVCLLFRGTPLEDLYQAFRNGLENLQILQQRRGPPPWVLICVPRLLGKSDLDVQLDNLTEDRIVILELNILRNQPQPNWPQLIKVISMNNYIVAKMLLNVLVRKCVGFTSDQNLIITRRNETMIKDGNNKNELYNQKNCGGFLCSESSCKKLSTISPNLGLFSLTYILAIIVNDPEDVIIPALKQDPNWANYLDRQQVWNQSRPPWLNALMVPLISMMPSIVETLLDAVKTGASMYQAMSLALACFTELHVTTPMTILRTALTLNKNVPARCHPLGGSVLLQIFSAALYSSFLDIATNDQTDIQNKTSVEINLESGSFNPHDKIAASNALAEAICSIDEDNKHTAQIDYFTQVIEDSVKGTNQTSKCVKLKNMTRIIETYTDELLFTDTGRQSLKITHEYLLRASDWVLKGLWNGGSYPQPDLIDFSEIPLKAKPLTHIMFHIEDTDFDQFLTNYESTNWKKVLTMPLSVNVERARSQTLARPEFKNVGELSQEEREVINSIKRLCSSSVRSTRFK, encoded by the exons ATGCAGACGGTACTGAGAGAAGCTCTGTGCATTCGCGTCAGCGGTGGAAAACTCGATTTTCCAAGGCACGCCTCGTTTGCAGCAATTAAAATCGTTATGTGGTGGGAGGCTGAATTCCTGATTACGTTTAAACGACCCTCAGGATTAAGCACTGTCAAATGCAAAACTATAACAGAACTCGAGACGGGCGATGGAGtcgttaaaaatgttttaccgTCCGAATTTATTCTTATGGTCGTCGATACGGCCGATCAATTGCTcg AACATTTGCATACGTTGATACAGGAGTGTCTGGATCATGCAGATTTGACCGTTCTTACAGCTACATTAGGAGCAGCGGCATTGATTAGAAATTGTCTTTGGTGTTACAATCAGtatgttaaaaatatcgtCTCTATCGGATCAAG cgagaaaataaataattgttacaaATCTTATCACGAAATGGCGGAAGCTGTAGCAGAAAGATTACTTGATTTACATTGCCGCTTAATCTCTTTATACATACTTAACGAAGCTGATTCTCTCGATTGGCAGAGTGATAAGTCCttcttcgagagagaaagatgttcTTTTGTAGTACAAATGTGGTGGCTCTATATGCAAG GAACAAGAGCAGATTTATGGGAAACTGTACCTCCGCAAATGGCACAACGCGTGTTCACAGGGATGTTAAACGAGTCTCTATCTATCATCGTTACTCGATTTGTTTat GGTCGACCTACTTTGGCTAGATCCGAGCAATTTTGGACAGATGCATTTAACGTTCTCTGTTGCACCGGATATCTCACTTTAGCTGCCTGCACCGAGAGTGAAGAGATGATAGGTATCCGATCGAATAAATTACCAACTGTTATAAGGGATGTGCATGCCAAATGTAACGAGTTACTCGTTTGCTTATTATTTCGTGGTACACCATTGGAGGATTTGTATCAG GCTTTTCGTAATGGATtggaaaatttacaaatattacagCAACGACGTGGTCCTCCTCCTTGGGTATTAATATGCGTTCCACGTTTGTTAGGTAAATCCGATTTAGATGTACAGTTAGACAATCTAACTGAAGATAGAATCGTGATTTTGGAATTGAATATACTTAGGAATCAACCACAGCCCAATTGGCCGCAATTGATAAAA GTGATCTCAATGAACAATTACATAGTCGCAAAGATGTTATTGAACGTGTTGGTACGCAAATGCGTCGGCTTTACTTCCGATCAAAATCTCATAATaacaagaagaaacgaaacgatgaTCAAAGATGGGAATAATAAGAACGAATTATACAATCAAAAAAATTGCGGTGGATTTTTGTGCAGCGAATCGAGCTGTAAAAAGTTATCAACGATATCACCGAATTTAGGCCTTTTCAGTCTGACGTATATTCTTGCTATTATCGTTAACGATCCTGAGGATGTAATTATACCTGCTTTGAAGCAGGATCCCAATTGGGCTAATTATCTCGATAGGCAGCAG GTTTGGAATCAATCGAGACCACCATGGTTAAACGCACTTATGGTACCTTTGATTAGCATGATGCCTTCAATAGTAGAGACCCTTTTGGATGCCGTAAag aCAGGAGCAAGCATGTATCAAGCGATGTCACTAGCATTGGCCTGTTTCACTGAATTACACGTTACCACTCCAATGACGATATTGCGAACGGCATTGActcttaataaaaatgtccCAGCTCGGTGTCATCCTCTTGGTGGTTCTGTGCttcttcaaattttctctGCTGCCCTTTACTCAAGTTTTCTCGATATCGCGACGAACGATCAAACGGATATACAAAATAAGACTTCAGTAGAAATCAACTTAGAGTCAGGCTCTTTTAATCCGCACGATAAAATAGCTGCATCGAATGCACTCGCCGAAGCAATTTGTAGTATCGACGAGGATAACAAACACACGGCAcagatcgattattttacgCAAGTGATCGAAGACAG CGTTAAAGGAACGAATCAAACTTCTAAATGcgtcaaattaaaaaatatgactCGTATCATTGAAACATACACCGACGAATTATTGTTCACTGACACGGGAAGACAATCCTTGAAA ATAACGCACGAATATCTACTACGTGCTTCCGATTGGGTGTTAAAGGGGCTGTGGAACGGAGGGAGCTATCCACAGCCGGATTTAATCGATTTCTCCGAAATTCCATTGAAGGCGAAACCGCTAACCCATATCATGTTTCACATCGAAGATACTGATTTTGATCAG TTTCTAACTAATTACGAGTCAACGAATTGGAAAAAGGTATTGACAATGCCATTATCTGTGAATGTGGAACGCGCTCGTAGCCAAACCCTCGCTCGTCCGGAATTCAAGAATGTTGGAGAGTTATCtcaagaggagagagaagtgATCAACTCGATCAAACGGCTTTGTTCTTCATCCGTACGATCTACTCGTTTTAAATAA
- the LOC127071541 gene encoding uncharacterized protein LOC127071541 isoform X1 translates to MEIMEDGNLVDRVRILLQRDMQYYQEMQTVLREALCIRVSGGKLDFPRHASFAAIKIVMWWEAEFLITFKRPSGLSTVKCKTITELETGDGVVKNVLPSEFILMVVDTADQLLEHLHTLIQECLDHADLTVLTATLGAAALIRNCLWCYNQYVKNIVSIGSSEKINNCYKSYHEMAEAVAERLLDLHCRLISLYILNEADSLDWQSDKSFFERERCSFVVQMWWLYMQGTRADLWETVPPQMAQRVFTGMLNESLSIIVTRFVYGRPTLARSEQFWTDAFNVLCCTGYLTLAACTESEEMIGIRSNKLPTVIRDVHAKCNELLVCLLFRGTPLEDLYQAFRNGLENLQILQQRRGPPPWVLICVPRLLGKSDLDVQLDNLTEDRIVILELNILRNQPQPNWPQLIKVISMNNYIVAKMLLNVLVRKCVGFTSDQNLIITRRNETMIKDGNNKNELYNQKNCGGFLCSESSCKKLSTISPNLGLFSLTYILAIIVNDPEDVIIPALKQDPNWANYLDRQQVWNQSRPPWLNALMVPLISMMPSIVETLLDAVKTGASMYQAMSLALACFTELHVTTPMTILRTALTLNKNVPARCHPLGGSVLLQIFSAALYSSFLDIATNDQTDIQNKTSVEINLESGSFNPHDKIAASNALAEAICSIDEDNKHTAQIDYFTQVIEDSVKGTNQTSKCVKLKNMTRIIETYTDELLFTDTGRQSLKITHEYLLRASDWVLKGLWNGGSYPQPDLIDFSEIPLKAKPLTHIMFHIEDTDFDQFLTNYESTNWKKVLTMPLSVNVERARSQTLARPEFKNVGELSQEEREVINSIKRLCSSSVRSTRFK, encoded by the exons ATGGAGATTATGGAAGATGGGAATTTAGTAGATCGCGTTCGAATTTTATTGCAACGGGACATGCAATATTATCag GAGATGCAGACGGTACTGAGAGAAGCTCTGTGCATTCGCGTCAGCGGTGGAAAACTCGATTTTCCAAGGCACGCCTCGTTTGCAGCAATTAAAATCGTTATGTGGTGGGAGGCTGAATTCCTGATTACGTTTAAACGACCCTCAGGATTAAGCACTGTCAAATGCAAAACTATAACAGAACTCGAGACGGGCGATGGAGtcgttaaaaatgttttaccgTCCGAATTTATTCTTATGGTCGTCGATACGGCCGATCAATTGCTcg AACATTTGCATACGTTGATACAGGAGTGTCTGGATCATGCAGATTTGACCGTTCTTACAGCTACATTAGGAGCAGCGGCATTGATTAGAAATTGTCTTTGGTGTTACAATCAGtatgttaaaaatatcgtCTCTATCGGATCAAG cgagaaaataaataattgttacaaATCTTATCACGAAATGGCGGAAGCTGTAGCAGAAAGATTACTTGATTTACATTGCCGCTTAATCTCTTTATACATACTTAACGAAGCTGATTCTCTCGATTGGCAGAGTGATAAGTCCttcttcgagagagaaagatgttcTTTTGTAGTACAAATGTGGTGGCTCTATATGCAAG GAACAAGAGCAGATTTATGGGAAACTGTACCTCCGCAAATGGCACAACGCGTGTTCACAGGGATGTTAAACGAGTCTCTATCTATCATCGTTACTCGATTTGTTTat GGTCGACCTACTTTGGCTAGATCCGAGCAATTTTGGACAGATGCATTTAACGTTCTCTGTTGCACCGGATATCTCACTTTAGCTGCCTGCACCGAGAGTGAAGAGATGATAGGTATCCGATCGAATAAATTACCAACTGTTATAAGGGATGTGCATGCCAAATGTAACGAGTTACTCGTTTGCTTATTATTTCGTGGTACACCATTGGAGGATTTGTATCAG GCTTTTCGTAATGGATtggaaaatttacaaatattacagCAACGACGTGGTCCTCCTCCTTGGGTATTAATATGCGTTCCACGTTTGTTAGGTAAATCCGATTTAGATGTACAGTTAGACAATCTAACTGAAGATAGAATCGTGATTTTGGAATTGAATATACTTAGGAATCAACCACAGCCCAATTGGCCGCAATTGATAAAA GTGATCTCAATGAACAATTACATAGTCGCAAAGATGTTATTGAACGTGTTGGTACGCAAATGCGTCGGCTTTACTTCCGATCAAAATCTCATAATaacaagaagaaacgaaacgatgaTCAAAGATGGGAATAATAAGAACGAATTATACAATCAAAAAAATTGCGGTGGATTTTTGTGCAGCGAATCGAGCTGTAAAAAGTTATCAACGATATCACCGAATTTAGGCCTTTTCAGTCTGACGTATATTCTTGCTATTATCGTTAACGATCCTGAGGATGTAATTATACCTGCTTTGAAGCAGGATCCCAATTGGGCTAATTATCTCGATAGGCAGCAG GTTTGGAATCAATCGAGACCACCATGGTTAAACGCACTTATGGTACCTTTGATTAGCATGATGCCTTCAATAGTAGAGACCCTTTTGGATGCCGTAAag aCAGGAGCAAGCATGTATCAAGCGATGTCACTAGCATTGGCCTGTTTCACTGAATTACACGTTACCACTCCAATGACGATATTGCGAACGGCATTGActcttaataaaaatgtccCAGCTCGGTGTCATCCTCTTGGTGGTTCTGTGCttcttcaaattttctctGCTGCCCTTTACTCAAGTTTTCTCGATATCGCGACGAACGATCAAACGGATATACAAAATAAGACTTCAGTAGAAATCAACTTAGAGTCAGGCTCTTTTAATCCGCACGATAAAATAGCTGCATCGAATGCACTCGCCGAAGCAATTTGTAGTATCGACGAGGATAACAAACACACGGCAcagatcgattattttacgCAAGTGATCGAAGACAG CGTTAAAGGAACGAATCAAACTTCTAAATGcgtcaaattaaaaaatatgactCGTATCATTGAAACATACACCGACGAATTATTGTTCACTGACACGGGAAGACAATCCTTGAAA ATAACGCACGAATATCTACTACGTGCTTCCGATTGGGTGTTAAAGGGGCTGTGGAACGGAGGGAGCTATCCACAGCCGGATTTAATCGATTTCTCCGAAATTCCATTGAAGGCGAAACCGCTAACCCATATCATGTTTCACATCGAAGATACTGATTTTGATCAG TTTCTAACTAATTACGAGTCAACGAATTGGAAAAAGGTATTGACAATGCCATTATCTGTGAATGTGGAACGCGCTCGTAGCCAAACCCTCGCTCGTCCGGAATTCAAGAATGTTGGAGAGTTATCtcaagaggagagagaagtgATCAACTCGATCAAACGGCTTTGTTCTTCATCCGTACGATCTACTCGTTTTAAATAA
- the LOC127071541 gene encoding uncharacterized protein LOC127071541 isoform X3, producing MEIMEDGNLVDRVRILLQRDMQYYQEMQTVLREALCIRVSGGKLDFPRHASFAAIKIVMWWEAEFLITFKRPSGLSTVKCKTITELETGDGVVKNVLPSEFILMVVDTADQLLEHLHTLIQECLDHADLTVLTATLGAAALIRNCLWCYNQYVKNIVSIGSSEKINNCYKSYHEMAEAVAERLLDLHCRLISLYILNEADSLDWQSDKSFFERERCSFVVQMWWLYMQGTRADLWETVPPQMAQRVFTGMLNESLSIIVTRFVYGRPTLARSEQFWTDAFNVLCCTGYLTLAACTESEEMIGIRSNKLPTVIRDVHAKCNELLVCLLFRGTPLEDLYQAFRNGLENLQILQQRRGPPPWVLICVPRLLGKSDLDVQLDNLTEDRIVILELNILRNQPQPNWPQLIKVISMNNYIVAKMLLNVLVRKCVGFTSDQNLIITRRNETMIKDGNNKNELYNQKNCGGFLCSESSCKKLSTISPNLGLFSLTYILAIIVNDPEDVIIPALKQDPNWANYLDRQQVWNQSRPPWLNALMVPLISMMPSIVETLLDAVKTGASMYQAMSLALACFTELHVTTPMTILRTALTLNKNVPARCHPLGGSVLLQIFSAALYSSFLDIATNDQTDIQNKTSVEINLESGSFNPHDKIAASNALAEAICSIDEDNKHTAQIDYFTQVIEDR from the exons ATGGAGATTATGGAAGATGGGAATTTAGTAGATCGCGTTCGAATTTTATTGCAACGGGACATGCAATATTATCag GAGATGCAGACGGTACTGAGAGAAGCTCTGTGCATTCGCGTCAGCGGTGGAAAACTCGATTTTCCAAGGCACGCCTCGTTTGCAGCAATTAAAATCGTTATGTGGTGGGAGGCTGAATTCCTGATTACGTTTAAACGACCCTCAGGATTAAGCACTGTCAAATGCAAAACTATAACAGAACTCGAGACGGGCGATGGAGtcgttaaaaatgttttaccgTCCGAATTTATTCTTATGGTCGTCGATACGGCCGATCAATTGCTcg AACATTTGCATACGTTGATACAGGAGTGTCTGGATCATGCAGATTTGACCGTTCTTACAGCTACATTAGGAGCAGCGGCATTGATTAGAAATTGTCTTTGGTGTTACAATCAGtatgttaaaaatatcgtCTCTATCGGATCAAG cgagaaaataaataattgttacaaATCTTATCACGAAATGGCGGAAGCTGTAGCAGAAAGATTACTTGATTTACATTGCCGCTTAATCTCTTTATACATACTTAACGAAGCTGATTCTCTCGATTGGCAGAGTGATAAGTCCttcttcgagagagaaagatgttcTTTTGTAGTACAAATGTGGTGGCTCTATATGCAAG GAACAAGAGCAGATTTATGGGAAACTGTACCTCCGCAAATGGCACAACGCGTGTTCACAGGGATGTTAAACGAGTCTCTATCTATCATCGTTACTCGATTTGTTTat GGTCGACCTACTTTGGCTAGATCCGAGCAATTTTGGACAGATGCATTTAACGTTCTCTGTTGCACCGGATATCTCACTTTAGCTGCCTGCACCGAGAGTGAAGAGATGATAGGTATCCGATCGAATAAATTACCAACTGTTATAAGGGATGTGCATGCCAAATGTAACGAGTTACTCGTTTGCTTATTATTTCGTGGTACACCATTGGAGGATTTGTATCAG GCTTTTCGTAATGGATtggaaaatttacaaatattacagCAACGACGTGGTCCTCCTCCTTGGGTATTAATATGCGTTCCACGTTTGTTAGGTAAATCCGATTTAGATGTACAGTTAGACAATCTAACTGAAGATAGAATCGTGATTTTGGAATTGAATATACTTAGGAATCAACCACAGCCCAATTGGCCGCAATTGATAAAA GTGATCTCAATGAACAATTACATAGTCGCAAAGATGTTATTGAACGTGTTGGTACGCAAATGCGTCGGCTTTACTTCCGATCAAAATCTCATAATaacaagaagaaacgaaacgatgaTCAAAGATGGGAATAATAAGAACGAATTATACAATCAAAAAAATTGCGGTGGATTTTTGTGCAGCGAATCGAGCTGTAAAAAGTTATCAACGATATCACCGAATTTAGGCCTTTTCAGTCTGACGTATATTCTTGCTATTATCGTTAACGATCCTGAGGATGTAATTATACCTGCTTTGAAGCAGGATCCCAATTGGGCTAATTATCTCGATAGGCAGCAG GTTTGGAATCAATCGAGACCACCATGGTTAAACGCACTTATGGTACCTTTGATTAGCATGATGCCTTCAATAGTAGAGACCCTTTTGGATGCCGTAAag aCAGGAGCAAGCATGTATCAAGCGATGTCACTAGCATTGGCCTGTTTCACTGAATTACACGTTACCACTCCAATGACGATATTGCGAACGGCATTGActcttaataaaaatgtccCAGCTCGGTGTCATCCTCTTGGTGGTTCTGTGCttcttcaaattttctctGCTGCCCTTTACTCAAGTTTTCTCGATATCGCGACGAACGATCAAACGGATATACAAAATAAGACTTCAGTAGAAATCAACTTAGAGTCAGGCTCTTTTAATCCGCACGATAAAATAGCTGCATCGAATGCACTCGCCGAAGCAATTTGTAGTATCGACGAGGATAACAAACACACGGCAcagatcgattattttacgCAAGTGATCGAAGACAG ATAA
- the LOC127071548 gene encoding frataxin homolog, mitochondrial isoform X2, which translates to MFQTVIRSTVSRKVSNKLSTKITHNFLSRHVSVYYKNNVGGYDNVYSTRYINRKNNFLFYVPISLYNSQVDYINLESLTLVEFEKISDTTLESLTEYFDDLIEEAAHLKDSDVTYGDGVLTVKFGNPYGTYVINRQTPNRQIWLSSPTSGPKRYDFVKGKWVYKYDDKTLHELLNDEISSIVKTKVCFDKCSYSGKE; encoded by the exons ATGTTTCAGACAGTGATACGATCTACCGTATCAAGAAAAGTGTCGaataaattatcaacaaaaatTACGCATAACTTTTTATCAAGACACGTTTCTGTTTACTATAAAAACAATGTTGGAGGTTATGACAATGTATATTCTACaagatacataaatagaaaaaacaatttcttattttatgtaCCTATTTCTTTGTATAATTCACAAgttgattatataaatttaga AAGTCTTACTCTTGTAGAATTTGAAAAGATTTCAGATACAACTCTTGAATCCTTAACTGAATATTTTGATGATTTGATTGAAGAAGCTGCACACTTGAAAGATTCAGATGTTACTTATGGA GATGGAGTACTGACTGTGAAATTTGGCAATCCATATGGAACATATGTTATAAATAGACAGACTCCAAACAGGCAAATTTGGCTCTCTTCTCCAACATCTGGACCAAAACGTTATGATTTTGTAAAGGGTAAATGGGTTTATAAGTACGATGATAAAACTTTACATGAGCTTTTAAATGATGAAATATCATCTAttgtaaaaacaaaagtatGTTTTGACAAATGTTCCTACAGTggtaaagaataa
- the LOC127071548 gene encoding frataxin homolog, mitochondrial isoform X1, with amino-acid sequence MFQTVIRSTVSRKVSNKLSTKITHNFLSRHVSVYYKNNVGGYDNVYSTRYINRKNNFLFYVPISLYNSQVDYINLDRSLTLVEFEKISDTTLESLTEYFDDLIEEAAHLKDSDVTYGDGVLTVKFGNPYGTYVINRQTPNRQIWLSSPTSGPKRYDFVKGKWVYKYDDKTLHELLNDEISSIVKTKVCFDKCSYSGKE; translated from the exons ATGTTTCAGACAGTGATACGATCTACCGTATCAAGAAAAGTGTCGaataaattatcaacaaaaatTACGCATAACTTTTTATCAAGACACGTTTCTGTTTACTATAAAAACAATGTTGGAGGTTATGACAATGTATATTCTACaagatacataaatagaaaaaacaatttcttattttatgtaCCTATTTCTTTGTATAATTCACAAgttgattatataaatttaga tAGAAGTCTTACTCTTGTAGAATTTGAAAAGATTTCAGATACAACTCTTGAATCCTTAACTGAATATTTTGATGATTTGATTGAAGAAGCTGCACACTTGAAAGATTCAGATGTTACTTATGGA GATGGAGTACTGACTGTGAAATTTGGCAATCCATATGGAACATATGTTATAAATAGACAGACTCCAAACAGGCAAATTTGGCTCTCTTCTCCAACATCTGGACCAAAACGTTATGATTTTGTAAAGGGTAAATGGGTTTATAAGTACGATGATAAAACTTTACATGAGCTTTTAAATGATGAAATATCATCTAttgtaaaaacaaaagtatGTTTTGACAAATGTTCCTACAGTggtaaagaataa
- the LOC127071488 gene encoding transcription initiation factor TFIID subunit 11 — protein MDNLFGKEDSGNESEHVEIDDKDEKFSISQNSTSKDIENMDIDGLPIKGELDTMSSQSQSDTEEIGSNSICMTMDDQLEIVKHEIEIENKEEEQSTEDIFGNDIMLPRVNHTSIKERRESKEKSKKELEEEEREKMQVLVSNFTEDQLDRYEMYRRAAFPKAAIKRIMQTITGCSVSQNVVIAMSGIAKVFVGEIVEEALDVMEANGETGPLLPKHLREAVRRLRLQGQIPNGRAHKAFFRL, from the exons atggatAACCTATTTGGTAAAGAAGATTCTGGAAATGAAAGTGAGCATGTGGAAATAGAtgataaagatgaaaaatttagTATTTCACAAAATTCTACATCCAAGGATATCGAAAATATGGACATAGATGGTTTACCAATAAag gGAGAACTGGATACTATGAGTTCTCAATCTCAATCAGATACAGAAGAAATAGGTTCTAATTCTATATGTATGACGATGGATGATCAATTGGAAATAGTAAAAcatgaaattgaaattgaaaataaagaagaagaacaaagtacaGAAGATATTTTTGGCAATGACATTATGTTACCTCGTGTTAATCATACTagtattaaagaaagaagggaaagtaaagaaaaaagtaaaaaagagttagaagaagaggaaagggagaaaatgca agtACTTGTCTCTAATTTTACTGAAGATCAATTAGATAGATATGAAATGTATAGGCGAGCTGCATTTCCAAAAGCAGCAATAAAGAgg aTTATGCAAACTATAACAGGTTGTTCTGTATCGCAAAATGTTGTGATTGCAATGTCGGGTATTGCTAAAGTATTTGTTGGGGAAATTGTAGAAGAag CTTTAGATGTAATGGAAGCTAATGGAGAAACAGGACCATTACTACCCAAACATTTAAGAGAAGCAGTTCGTAGATTAAGACTTCAAGGTCAAATTCCAAATGGACGTGCACATAAAGCATTTTTTagattatag
- the LOC127071486 gene encoding uncharacterized protein LOC127071486, with product MSYDCLFHACNLLYLQLTTFIECLVANTSHERTKHDMRVLFALLLTHCFGCVILQGIDDKLTLNRFDDIKFWKKCIPKIYKNINVCIKDNYTLRRSTHSLTNQFTFFHRQKMIPFKLKSKHFYTLQKYIRPPEKYHQRKLLIYGQQDISEYLSTFKKNSKRHVKATTSEYFHLRQRKQSDSEDDEEASKEYTDDLDDWDDWGAWSPCSVTCGCGQQVRWRHCITDDCIKGLKKAQIKTCHLRPCDKGFLSWLGIKL from the exons atgtcaTATGATTGTTTGTTTCACGCTTGTAACCTATTATACTTACAACTTACAACTTTTATAGAATGTTTAGTCGCGAATACAtcgcacgaacgaacgaaacatgATATGCGAGTGCTCTTTGCGTTATTGTTGACGCATTGTTTCGGTTGTGTAATATTACAGGGTATAGATGATAAACTTACGTTAAATAGATtcgatgatattaaattttggaAGAAATGTATacctaaaatatataagaacatTAATGTCTGTATCAAAGACAATTATACGTTACGAAGGTCTACTCATTCGTTAACAAatcaatttacattttttcataGACAAAAA ATGAttccttttaaattaaaatcaaaacaTTTCTATACTCTACAAAAATACATTCGTCCACCTGAGAAATATCATCAACGAAAGTTACTTATTTATGGTCAACAAGATATTTCTGAATATCTTtctacatttaaaaaaaattcgaaaagacACGTGAAAGCAACAACAtctgaatattttcatttaaggCAAAGAAAACAGAGTGATTctgaagatgatgaagaagctAGCAaagaat atACAGATGATTTGGATGATTGGGATGATTGGGGCGCGTGGAGTCCTTGCAGTGTAACGTGTGGATGTGGACAACAAGTTCGTTGGCGTCATTGTATAACGGATGATTGCATAAAAGGGTTAAAAAAAGCACAAATAAAGACTTGTCATCTTAGACCATGTGATAAAGGTTTCTTAAGTTGGCTGGGCATTAAGCTTTAA
- the LOC127071489 gene encoding biogenesis of lysosome-related organelles complex 1 subunit 4: MSSSHNENMIEELAKDYADYAKVNLSVKMKQFHETIEDVMIRLEEFQSIVGMVQAESSECMNEHIPRIRHMRKELVTLCRKIDALEHVLIAANVSLTALETAVDTAEAELGVTDRFFGILNPLSFFKKSQESVIGNKQQQAFEPPTIYRTEDFFNTE, from the exons ATGTCTTCCTCGCATAACGAAAATATGATAGAAGAACTAGCAAAGGATTATGCCGATTATGCGAAAGTCAACTTGTCTGTTAAG aTGAAACAATTTCATGAAACAATAGAAGATGTCATGATACGTTTGGAAGAATTTCAATCCATTGTTGGAATG GTCCAAGCAGAAAGTTCAGAATGTATGAATGAACACATTCCAAGGATACGACATATGCGGAAGGAATTAGTAACGCTTTGTAGAAAAATAGACGCACTTGAACACGTCCTTATAGCTGCTAATGTAAGTTTGACAGCTTTAGAAACAGCTGTTGACACTGCAGAAGCTGAATTAGGTGTTACTGACAGATTTTTTGGTATTCTTAAtccattatcttttttt AAAAAATCTCAGGAATCTGTGATAGGAAACAAACAACAGCAAGCATTTGAACCTCCAACAATTTACAGAACAGAAGATTTTTTCAATACGGAGTAA